A genomic segment from Bosea sp. OAE506 encodes:
- a CDS encoding MucR family transcriptional regulator, whose protein sequence is MADNDGSDYIELTADIVSAYVSNNSVPASDLPALISDVHAALNRVVGGAAPVVPAEAPRPAIPVKKSITADYLICLEDGKKFKSLKRHLRTQYNMSPEQYREKWGLPPDYPMVAPNYAEARSQLAKKMGLGQQRRKRR, encoded by the coding sequence ATGGCCGACAACGACGGATCGGATTACATCGAGCTGACGGCGGACATCGTCTCTGCCTATGTCTCGAACAACTCTGTTCCCGCCTCCGATCTGCCTGCGCTGATCAGCGATGTTCACGCTGCTCTGAACCGCGTCGTCGGTGGCGCCGCGCCGGTCGTCCCGGCCGAGGCGCCCCGCCCGGCCATTCCGGTGAAGAAGTCGATCACGGCCGATTACCTGATCTGCCTGGAGGACGGGAAGAAATTCAAGTCGCTGAAGCGCCATCTGCGCACGCAGTACAACATGTCGCCCGAGCAATATCGCGAGAAGTGGGGCCTGCCGCCCGACTATCCGATGGTCGCCCCCAACTATGCCGAGGCCCGTTCGCAGCTCGCGAAGAAGATGGGTCTGGGCCAGCAGCGCCGCAAGCGCCGCTGA
- a CDS encoding DUF2336 domain-containing protein, translated as MPSRISAEIAQLARLARDGGLDLSQVSLRVKADLLMSTPSPAPDDLAAFGEMAEALVPSVDEDTAVILARKIGGWRHAPARAIAALQARGGAVLAALIQHGLRLGEAEMEGFAGSADGRLPAALAERGDLTATAALILVERGERALDFALMANTAIALPRAALDLLLARARLDAGYAQPLLARRDLSSAEIASLFLFAGPERRQAILDSLAALEALSPSERRPAVSGEALAGWHAMAADDRAGAFEALSRHLGGGPALTRALEADVSRDLAALALTAAGASVEDATRFLIRLGDEAAHSVERIFAVVGLMRAVRPAIAQRLVAQIGGAASAPATRKGQHQPAMDPSGTPVRHSPARSESAGSTSEILRKIGAKRDGA; from the coding sequence ATGCCGTCGCGCATTTCCGCCGAAATCGCCCAGCTCGCCCGCCTGGCACGGGATGGCGGGCTCGATCTCAGCCAGGTGTCGCTGCGGGTGAAGGCCGATCTCCTGATGTCGACGCCGAGCCCCGCCCCGGACGACCTCGCTGCCTTCGGCGAGATGGCGGAGGCGCTGGTGCCCAGCGTCGACGAGGACACCGCGGTGATTCTCGCGCGCAAGATCGGCGGCTGGCGCCATGCGCCGGCCCGCGCCATCGCGGCGCTGCAGGCGCGCGGCGGAGCCGTGCTCGCCGCCCTGATCCAGCATGGACTGCGGCTGGGCGAGGCTGAGATGGAAGGCTTCGCCGGCTCTGCTGATGGGCGCCTGCCGGCGGCGCTGGCGGAGCGCGGCGACCTCACCGCGACGGCGGCGCTAATTCTGGTCGAGCGGGGCGAGCGGGCGCTCGACTTTGCCCTGATGGCCAACACGGCCATCGCCCTGCCCCGCGCGGCGCTCGACCTGCTGCTGGCGCGAGCCCGGCTTGATGCCGGCTATGCCCAGCCGCTGCTGGCGCGGCGCGACCTGTCGAGCGCCGAGATCGCGTCGCTGTTTCTCTTCGCCGGCCCCGAGCGGCGGCAGGCCATTCTCGATTCGCTGGCGGCGCTGGAGGCGCTCAGTCCCTCCGAACGCCGGCCGGCCGTATCCGGCGAGGCGCTGGCGGGCTGGCACGCCATGGCGGCGGACGACCGCGCGGGCGCCTTCGAGGCGCTGTCGCGCCATCTCGGCGGCGGCCCGGCGCTGACACGCGCGCTCGAGGCCGATGTCTCACGCGACCTGGCGGCTCTGGCGCTGACAGCTGCGGGGGCGAGCGTCGAGGACGCGACACGTTTCCTGATCCGTCTCGGTGACGAGGCGGCTCATTCGGTCGAGCGCATCTTCGCCGTGGTCGGGCTGATGCGGGCGGTGCGGCCTGCGATCGCACAGCGGCTGGTGGCCCAGATTGGCGGGGCGGCGTCGGCGCCCGCGACCCGCAAGGGCCAGCACCAGCCGGCAATGGACCCAAGCGGCACGCCTGTGCGTCACTCTCCGGCCCGGTCGGAGTCGGCCGGCAGCACGAGCGAGATTCTGCGCAAGATCGGCGCGAAGCGCGACGGCGCCTGA
- a CDS encoding PBP1A family penicillin-binding protein yields the protein MEFRKTGWTTRLKRFALAVDSWVDAGLWGAARRAGDTYERIRSATDRLTVSGGQRLAVEGISEGLNLGIAGAFLMLALAIPAFQEGREDALKHQVFAVTFLDRYGVELGHRGARHDDSLKLEEMPDHLLKAVLATEDRRFYEHFGIDVFGTLRAVTVNARASGVVQGGSSLTQQLAKNLFLTNERSLDRKIKEAFLAIWLEQRLTKNEILKLYLDRAYMGGGTFGVAAAADYYFGKSVRDVTLAEAAMLAGLFKAPTKYAPHVNLPAARARANDVLNAMVDAGFMTAGQVDSAKRNPATPIDRRRDSSPDYYLDWAFDEIRRLADDGKIGPERVLTVKTPHDPAIQDRADEAIESILRQHGPGYRAKQAATAVMDTDGAVRALVGGRDYGASQFNRATASLRQPGSSFKPFVYAAAMQAGLYKPSTIVSDRPVCIGNWCPNNYGRSFAGSMPLTVALAKSINTIPVQMSIALGQATGETHVARAARIGRLKIIETSRAMGLNSPLTDTVSLPIGAAEVTVIDMAAGYAVFANGGRRARPYAAVEIRNSHGEVIYRHDRNEPEPAQVLSTQVAQDMNFMLSKVPTEGTGRRAALEGVVTAGKTGTTNGYKDAWYVGYSGNLVGAVWYGNDDSSETANMTGGSLPAMTWKEIMQFAHQGLELKPIPGVAPPDPKAATVAKAQAPATLSPASGPGAGHMPRQSFEVLSSVGAMFKTIEAPRRNGQPLQVGIREVSSGAEQRTLR from the coding sequence ATGGAGTTCAGGAAGACAGGCTGGACGACCCGACTGAAGCGCTTCGCGCTGGCGGTCGATTCATGGGTCGATGCCGGCCTGTGGGGCGCCGCGCGCCGAGCGGGCGACACCTATGAGCGCATTCGCAGCGCCACCGACCGCCTCACCGTCAGCGGCGGCCAGAGGCTGGCCGTCGAAGGCATCAGCGAGGGGCTGAATCTCGGCATCGCGGGCGCCTTCCTGATGCTGGCGCTGGCCATCCCCGCCTTCCAGGAAGGGCGGGAGGATGCGCTGAAGCACCAGGTCTTCGCGGTGACCTTCCTCGACCGCTACGGCGTCGAGCTCGGCCATCGCGGCGCCCGCCACGACGATTCGCTCAAGCTCGAGGAAATGCCGGACCATCTGCTCAAGGCGGTTCTGGCGACCGAGGACCGGCGCTTCTACGAGCATTTCGGCATCGACGTCTTCGGCACGCTGCGCGCCGTCACGGTGAACGCGCGCGCCTCCGGCGTCGTCCAGGGCGGCTCCTCACTGACGCAGCAGCTCGCCAAGAACCTGTTCCTGACCAATGAGCGCTCACTCGACCGCAAGATCAAGGAAGCCTTCCTGGCGATCTGGCTGGAGCAGAGGCTGACCAAGAACGAGATCCTCAAGCTCTATCTCGACCGCGCCTATATGGGCGGCGGCACCTTCGGGGTGGCGGCGGCGGCCGACTACTATTTCGGCAAGTCGGTGCGCGACGTCACGTTGGCCGAGGCCGCGATGCTGGCCGGACTGTTCAAGGCGCCCACGAAATACGCCCCCCATGTCAACCTGCCGGCGGCGCGGGCGCGCGCCAACGACGTGCTCAACGCGATGGTCGATGCCGGCTTCATGACGGCGGGCCAGGTCGACAGCGCCAAGCGCAACCCGGCGACGCCGATCGACCGGCGGCGCGATTCCAGCCCCGATTACTATCTCGACTGGGCCTTCGATGAGATCCGGCGCCTCGCCGACGACGGCAAGATCGGCCCCGAGCGCGTGCTGACCGTGAAGACGCCGCATGACCCGGCGATCCAGGATCGGGCGGACGAGGCGATCGAATCCATCCTGCGCCAGCATGGACCGGGCTATCGCGCCAAGCAGGCCGCGACGGCGGTGATGGATACCGACGGCGCCGTGCGGGCGCTGGTCGGCGGGCGCGACTATGGCGCGAGCCAGTTCAACCGGGCGACGGCGAGCCTGCGGCAGCCCGGCTCCTCCTTCAAGCCCTTCGTCTATGCCGCGGCAATGCAGGCGGGGCTCTACAAGCCCAGCACCATCGTCAGCGACCGGCCGGTCTGCATCGGCAACTGGTGCCCCAACAATTACGGGCGCTCCTTCGCCGGCTCGATGCCGCTGACCGTCGCGCTGGCGAAGTCGATCAACACGATCCCGGTGCAGATGTCGATCGCGCTGGGCCAAGCCACGGGCGAGACGCATGTCGCCCGCGCCGCACGGATCGGCCGGCTGAAGATCATCGAGACCAGCCGCGCCATGGGGCTGAACTCGCCGCTGACCGACACGGTCTCGCTGCCGATCGGCGCCGCCGAGGTCACGGTCATCGACATGGCGGCGGGCTATGCCGTGTTCGCCAATGGCGGCCGCAGGGCCCGGCCCTATGCCGCCGTCGAGATCCGCAACTCGCATGGCGAGGTGATCTACCGGCATGACCGGAACGAGCCCGAGCCGGCGCAGGTGCTGAGCACGCAGGTGGCCCAGGACATGAACTTCATGCTCTCGAAGGTGCCCACCGAGGGCACGGGGCGGCGTGCGGCGCTGGAGGGTGTCGTCACCGCGGGCAAGACCGGCACGACCAACGGCTACAAGGACGCCTGGTATGTCGGCTATTCCGGCAACCTCGTCGGCGCGGTCTGGTACGGCAACGACGATTCCTCCGAGACCGCGAACATGACCGGCGGCTCCCTGCCGGCCATGACGTGGAAGGAGATCATGCAGTTCGCGCATCAGGGGCTCGAGCTGAAGCCGATCCCGGGCGTCGCGCCGCCCGATCCGAAGGCGGCGACGGTGGCAAAGGCGCAGGCGCCCGCGACCCTGTCCCCAGCCTCCGGTCCGGGCGCAGGCCATATGCCGCGCCAGTCCTTCGAGGTGCTGTCCTCGGTTGGGGCGATGTTCAAGACGATCGAGGCCCCCCGCCGCAACGGACAGCCGCTCCAGGTCGGCATCCGCGAAGTCTCATCGGGAGCCGAGCAGCGGACGCTTCGCTAG
- a CDS encoding DUF1214 domain-containing protein: MRVVHLAYVIALGAGLGLASAHFAVAGRPLLGMVEIGPWHAWPRSGGRDIDPYMRAYLARGVHLPLGTGEGLELIAERDQDGRALDGRCRYRLSGEVPTTRGWTLSVTDGDGRPFRLPLDRSGFSDAEVVRAENGTLQIAAAAWPQAGDWLPLPTSGRFQFLLRLYDTPIATQAGETRAESLPLIQRIDCP, encoded by the coding sequence TTGCGCGTCGTCCATCTGGCCTATGTGATCGCGCTCGGCGCCGGGCTGGGCCTCGCCTCCGCGCATTTCGCGGTGGCCGGGCGGCCTTTGCTCGGCATGGTCGAGATCGGGCCCTGGCACGCGTGGCCGCGCAGCGGCGGGCGCGACATCGACCCCTATATGCGTGCCTATCTCGCCCGCGGCGTGCACCTGCCGCTGGGCACCGGCGAGGGCCTGGAGCTGATCGCGGAGCGCGACCAGGACGGCCGCGCGCTGGACGGGCGCTGCCGCTACCGGCTCTCGGGCGAGGTTCCGACGACGCGGGGCTGGACGCTCTCCGTCACGGATGGCGACGGGCGCCCCTTCCGCCTGCCGCTGGACCGCAGCGGCTTCAGCGATGCGGAGGTGGTGCGGGCGGAAAACGGGACACTGCAGATCGCCGCCGCGGCCTGGCCCCAGGCGGGCGACTGGCTGCCGCTGCCGACGAGCGGGCGCTTCCAGTTCCTGCTGCGGCTCTACGATACGCCGATCGCCACCCAGGCGGGCGAGACGCGGGCCGAGAGCCTGCCGCTCATCCAGCGGATCGACTGCCCATGA
- a CDS encoding DUF6456 domain-containing protein, with the protein MSPAGGTAAAEVARLERHLAEPGAFACPSPLGCGRIALYRSGGTTLGAGFVSPEAVLPLLARGAALWRGEGRGRRLVAAKPATAAGRHLAEARIVVDGTAQMVKLDERESPLLWLHRRPGKDGRPQISDEEFAAGERFRSDLTLARMMPRTTMNWDAASAPDGRGAGSRGPAEASDTALAARQRVARACDRLGPELSGLAIDVCGFLKGLDAVERERGWPARSAQGRAAHGPSGARPALRARRPSGARKPRAAGLAGGGCPPADHGGSGMSGAALSRRPPCGRRP; encoded by the coding sequence ATGAGCCCCGCAGGTGGCACTGCAGCAGCCGAGGTCGCGCGGCTGGAGCGGCATCTGGCCGAGCCCGGCGCCTTTGCCTGCCCGTCGCCGCTGGGCTGCGGGCGGATCGCGCTCTATCGCAGCGGTGGCACGACGCTGGGCGCGGGCTTCGTCTCGCCCGAGGCGGTGCTGCCGCTGCTGGCGCGCGGCGCCGCCCTCTGGCGCGGCGAGGGCCGGGGGCGGCGCCTCGTCGCGGCAAAGCCCGCGACCGCCGCCGGGCGCCATCTGGCCGAGGCGCGCATCGTCGTCGATGGCACCGCCCAGATGGTCAAACTCGACGAGCGCGAGAGTCCGCTGCTCTGGCTGCACCGTCGACCGGGGAAGGATGGCCGGCCCCAGATCTCGGACGAGGAGTTCGCCGCGGGCGAGCGCTTCCGGTCCGATCTCACCCTGGCGCGGATGATGCCGCGCACGACGATGAACTGGGATGCCGCCTCGGCGCCCGACGGCCGCGGCGCCGGCAGCCGCGGCCCGGCAGAGGCCTCCGACACGGCGCTGGCCGCGCGCCAGCGCGTCGCCCGAGCCTGCGACAGGCTCGGCCCCGAACTCTCCGGCCTCGCGATCGACGTTTGCGGCTTCCTGAAGGGGCTCGATGCCGTCGAGCGTGAGCGCGGCTGGCCGGCGCGCTCCGCCCAAGGTCGTGCTGCGCATGGCCCTAGCGGGGCTCGCCCAGCATTACGGGCTCGTCGTCCCTCCGGCGCGCGGAAGCCGCGAGCTGCAGGTCTGGCAGGCGGAGGGTGCCCGCCCGCGGACCATGGCGGGAGCGGAATGAGCGGTGCCGCCCTCAGCCGCCGGCCGCCGTGCGGGCGTCGGCCTTGA
- a CDS encoding DUF1491 family protein, translated as MARLTSDFWVSAYLRQAAHDGLVAVLRRRGAAEAGAIFVKLDRLDRTAALYGPAPQALAEEDGVRRFQLVLDGDPLSIEDRMTRELRFDSDLWLVEIENRAGDPRLDLVET; from the coding sequence ATGGCGCGCCTGACCAGCGATTTCTGGGTATCGGCCTATCTGCGCCAGGCAGCGCATGACGGGCTGGTTGCCGTGCTGCGACGCCGCGGCGCGGCCGAGGCCGGCGCCATCTTCGTCAAGCTCGACCGGCTCGACCGCACGGCGGCGCTCTACGGCCCGGCGCCGCAGGCTCTGGCGGAGGAAGACGGCGTTCGCCGCTTCCAGCTCGTGCTCGACGGCGACCCCTTGAGCATCGAGGACCGCATGACGCGCGAGCTGCGCTTCGACAGCGATCTCTGGCTGGTCGAGATCGAGAACCGCGCCGGCGACCCGCGCCTGGACCTCGTCGAGACCTGA
- a CDS encoding PAS domain-containing sensor histidine kinase: MVHASVLPHSLERMRHERFILTRLLVGGVALGLAPAYLAWRGTLGALEAAVVVAAALPLLAVVTLSRSGRLDIAHCISAAALSLFIGALAGMTGGSGSPLLLWLAAVPAEAMFFGARPYVARAGIIAAITLLGVMLLDGMGLFAAHAGWSQDMMPTLVIAAILQAMIVAIGFLHRRREELREHRASDQRAQLLLDHVGDLVTWHDAGGAVVYANQAARTLAGADPRDLHGRGLLDRVHVADRPLFLKALSDAAHGAGEATACFRTLFVPKGESERQHPVSLWLEMQAHRIETAGPGDSAAVVCVMRDITARRALEEEQARGHAEAVKASDVKGRFLATVSHELRTPLNAIIGFSEMLSDEGHAWLDAGKRLEYARIIHSSGHHLLDVVNTLLDISKIESGTMTIDQEPLDLSEMARDCLALMNLRADAGEIHLERVLGPDLPLVQGDRRALKQVMINLLSNAIKFTPPGGRVVLAVVRDGEMIDLSVSDTGIGIAAADLPRLGDPFFQAKGSYDRAYEGTGLGLSVVRGLVGLHGGRLTIESAPGVGTRVCVRLPVAGVADAEQPARIVTFARAPRRGLESKTPFRLTA; this comes from the coding sequence ATGGTGCACGCATCCGTGCTGCCCCATTCGCTCGAGCGCATGCGCCATGAGCGCTTCATCCTGACGCGCCTGCTCGTCGGCGGCGTCGCGCTCGGCCTCGCTCCTGCCTATCTCGCCTGGCGCGGCACGCTCGGTGCGCTGGAAGCCGCCGTCGTGGTCGCCGCCGCCCTCCCGCTGCTGGCGGTCGTCACCCTGTCGCGCAGCGGCCGTCTCGACATCGCGCACTGCATCTCGGCTGCCGCTCTGTCCCTCTTCATCGGCGCGCTCGCCGGCATGACCGGCGGCTCCGGCTCGCCGCTGCTGCTCTGGCTCGCCGCCGTACCCGCTGAGGCTATGTTCTTCGGCGCCCGACCCTATGTGGCCCGTGCCGGCATCATCGCCGCGATCACGCTGCTGGGCGTGATGTTGCTGGACGGGATGGGCCTCTTCGCCGCTCATGCCGGCTGGTCGCAGGACATGATGCCGACGCTCGTCATCGCCGCCATCCTCCAGGCGATGATCGTTGCCATCGGCTTCCTCCACCGCCGCCGCGAGGAGTTGCGCGAGCATCGCGCCTCCGACCAGCGGGCCCAGCTCCTGCTCGACCATGTCGGCGATCTCGTCACCTGGCACGATGCCGGCGGCGCGGTGGTCTATGCCAACCAGGCGGCCCGCACGCTCGCCGGCGCCGATCCGCGCGACCTGCACGGGCGCGGCCTGCTGGACCGTGTCCATGTCGCCGACCGGCCGCTCTTCCTGAAGGCGCTGAGCGACGCCGCCCATGGTGCCGGCGAGGCGACGGCCTGCTTCCGCACACTCTTCGTCCCCAAGGGCGAGAGCGAGCGGCAGCACCCGGTCTCGCTCTGGCTGGAGATGCAGGCCCACCGCATCGAGACCGCAGGCCCCGGCGACAGCGCCGCCGTCGTCTGCGTGATGCGCGATATCACCGCGCGCCGCGCTCTCGAGGAAGAGCAGGCGAGGGGCCATGCCGAGGCCGTCAAGGCCAGCGACGTCAAGGGCCGCTTCCTCGCCACCGTCAGCCACGAGCTGCGCACGCCGCTCAACGCCATCATCGGCTTCTCGGAGATGCTGAGCGACGAGGGGCATGCCTGGCTCGATGCCGGGAAGCGCCTGGAATATGCCCGCATCATCCACAGCTCGGGCCACCACCTGCTCGACGTGGTCAACACGCTGCTCGATATCTCCAAGATCGAGAGCGGCACGATGACGATCGACCAGGAGCCGCTTGACCTCTCCGAGATGGCGCGCGACTGCCTCGCGCTGATGAATCTGCGGGCCGATGCCGGCGAGATCCATCTCGAGCGGGTGCTGGGCCCCGATCTGCCGCTCGTCCAGGGGGACCGCCGCGCCCTCAAGCAGGTGATGATCAACCTGCTCTCCAACGCGATCAAGTTCACGCCGCCCGGTGGCCGGGTCGTGCTGGCGGTCGTGCGCGACGGCGAGATGATCGACCTGTCCGTGTCGGACACCGGCATTGGCATCGCTGCCGCCGACCTGCCCCGCCTGGGCGACCCCTTCTTCCAGGCCAAGGGGTCCTATGACCGGGCCTATGAGGGCACGGGCCTCGGTCTCTCCGTCGTCCGCGGCCTCGTCGGCCTGCATGGCGGCCGCCTTACCATCGAGAGCGCGCCCGGCGTCGGCACGCGGGTCTGCGTGCGCCTGCCGGTGGCGGGCGTCGCCGATGCCGAGCAGCCGGCCCGCATCGTTACCTTCGCCCGTGCCCCGCGCCGGGGCCTCGAATCCAAGACGCCGTTCCGCCTGACCGCCTGA
- a CDS encoding helix-turn-helix domain-containing protein: MRETAGARLAEAAVAAIRHIPPTALRAARRGRAPAAQARQTAMYLAHVVFGLTFTRVGSCFGRDRTTVRHACAVIEDRRDDPLQEFALAALEVALLALMRALEALIPAESRR; the protein is encoded by the coding sequence TTGCGCGAGACGGCGGGCGCGCGCCTTGCGGAAGCGGCCGTGGCCGCCATCCGCCATATCCCGCCCACGGCCCTGCGGGCCGCCCGCCGCGGGCGCGCGCCGGCCGCCCAGGCGCGGCAGACGGCGATGTATCTCGCCCATGTCGTCTTCGGGCTGACCTTCACCCGCGTCGGCAGCTGCTTCGGGCGCGACCGCACCACGGTCCGCCATGCTTGCGCCGTGATCGAGGACCGGCGGGACGATCCGCTGCAGGAATTCGCGCTCGCGGCGCTGGAGGTCGCGCTGCTGGCGCTGATGCGGGCCTTGGAAGCGCTGATCCCGGCGGAGTCGCGCCGATGA
- a CDS encoding S9 family peptidase, giving the protein MRPQSVPAAKTPRRRPPSPPRAEIRTKTTQVHGVTLQDDYDWLRAANWKEVLREPEALPADIRSYLEAENAYAKALMAPTRVLQRELVKEMRGRLKEDDSSVPQPDGPFLYYSRYRRGAEHPLICRKPRGGKGRETIMLDADALAEGKDFFDLADTAHSPDHRLLAWSADEAGSELHTIRVRDLASGEDLADAVPDTTGDIVWAADSRSFFYVGLDADHRPSRVLRHRLGEPAERDTLLHDEADAGMFVDIDETQSGRFLLISINDHETSEIRLVDLTQDDATPAIVAPRLLGRQYDVEHHGDELLIHTNADGAEDFKIVTAPASAPAAEHWRDLIAHVPGRLILSHLCLKGRLIRLERENGLPRIVIRDLASGAENSIAFDEEAYGLGLDAGYEFDTDTLRFIYASMARPAETYDYDMGSGARVLLKRQDIPSGHDPEAYRVRRIFAKAQDGELVPISLLHRADLAPDGSAPCLLYGYGSYGSAMSASFRTRPLSLVDRGFVYAIAHVRGGTEKGRRWYLDGKREKKRNTFTDFIAAAEALVEGGFTARGRIVAEGGSAGGMLMGAVANMAPHLFAGIVAEVPFVDVLNTILDDTLPLTPPEWPEWGDPIRDVAAFETIRSYSPYDNVTAQAYPPILAMAGLTDPRVTYWEPAKWVARLRATMTGGGPVLLHTNMDAGHAGSAGRFDSLKETALAYAFAIQAVGGGWPDEAAAREA; this is encoded by the coding sequence ATGCGCCCACAGTCTGTTCCCGCCGCGAAGACCCCGCGTCGGCGCCCGCCCTCTCCGCCGCGCGCCGAGATCCGGACCAAGACCACGCAGGTCCATGGCGTCACGCTGCAGGATGATTACGACTGGCTGCGGGCGGCGAACTGGAAAGAGGTGCTGCGCGAGCCCGAGGCCCTGCCCGCCGACATCCGCAGCTATCTCGAGGCCGAGAACGCCTATGCCAAGGCGTTGATGGCGCCGACGCGGGTGCTGCAGCGCGAGCTCGTCAAGGAGATGCGCGGCCGGCTCAAGGAAGACGATTCCAGCGTCCCGCAACCGGATGGGCCGTTCCTCTACTATTCGCGCTATCGCCGGGGTGCCGAGCATCCGCTGATCTGCCGCAAGCCGCGGGGCGGCAAGGGGCGCGAGACGATCATGCTCGATGCCGATGCGCTGGCGGAGGGCAAGGATTTCTTCGACCTCGCCGACACCGCCCACAGCCCCGACCACCGGCTGCTGGCCTGGAGTGCCGACGAGGCGGGCTCGGAACTCCACACGATCCGCGTGCGCGATCTCGCGAGCGGCGAGGATCTTGCCGACGCCGTTCCCGACACTACCGGCGACATCGTCTGGGCGGCCGACAGCCGGTCGTTCTTCTATGTCGGCCTCGACGCCGACCACCGGCCGTCCCGGGTGCTACGCCACCGGCTGGGCGAGCCCGCCGAGCGGGACACGCTCCTCCATGACGAGGCGGATGCCGGCATGTTCGTCGACATCGACGAGACGCAGTCCGGCCGGTTCCTGCTGATCTCGATCAACGATCACGAAACCTCGGAGATCCGGCTGGTCGACCTGACCCAGGACGATGCGACGCCGGCGATCGTCGCGCCGCGCCTGCTCGGGCGGCAATACGACGTCGAGCACCATGGCGACGAGCTGCTGATCCACACCAATGCGGACGGCGCCGAGGACTTCAAGATCGTCACCGCGCCAGCGTCGGCGCCGGCTGCGGAGCATTGGCGGGATCTGATCGCGCATGTGCCGGGCCGGCTGATCCTCAGCCATCTCTGTCTCAAGGGCCGCCTGATCCGGCTCGAGCGCGAGAACGGGCTGCCGCGCATCGTCATCCGCGACCTCGCGAGCGGGGCCGAGAACAGCATAGCCTTCGACGAGGAGGCCTATGGGCTGGGGCTGGACGCAGGCTACGAGTTCGATACCGACACATTGCGTTTCATCTACGCCTCGATGGCCCGTCCGGCCGAGACCTATGACTACGACATGGGCAGCGGCGCGCGTGTCCTGCTGAAGCGCCAGGACATCCCCTCCGGTCACGATCCCGAGGCCTATCGGGTGCGCCGAATCTTCGCCAAGGCGCAGGATGGCGAGCTGGTGCCGATCTCGCTGCTGCACCGGGCGGATCTGGCGCCCGACGGCAGCGCGCCCTGCCTGCTTTACGGCTACGGCTCCTATGGTTCGGCGATGTCGGCCTCTTTCCGCACGCGCCCGCTCAGCCTCGTCGACCGGGGCTTCGTCTATGCCATCGCCCATGTCCGCGGCGGCACCGAGAAGGGCCGGCGCTGGTATCTCGACGGCAAGCGGGAGAAGAAGCGCAACACCTTCACCGATTTCATCGCTGCCGCCGAGGCCCTCGTGGAGGGCGGCTTCACCGCACGCGGACGCATCGTCGCGGAAGGTGGCAGCGCCGGCGGCATGCTGATGGGCGCGGTCGCCAACATGGCCCCTCACCTCTTCGCGGGCATCGTCGCAGAAGTGCCCTTCGTCGACGTGCTGAACACGATCCTCGACGACACCCTGCCGCTGACGCCGCCGGAATGGCCGGAATGGGGCGACCCGATCCGCGATGTCGCCGCCTTCGAGACGATCCGCAGCTACTCGCCCTATGACAACGTCACGGCCCAGGCCTATCCGCCGATCCTGGCGATGGCGGGCCTCACCGATCCGCGCGTAACCTATTGGGAGCCGGCGAAATGGGTGGCGCGCCTGCGTGCGACCATGACCGGCGGCGGGCCGGTGCTGCTGCACACCAACATGGATGCCGGCCATGCCGGCTCGGCCGGGCGCTTCGATTCGCTGAAGGAGACGGCTCTGGCCTATGCCTTCGCCATCCAGGCCGTCGGCGGCGGCTGGCCGGACGAGGCGGCTGCGCGGGAAGCCTGA
- a CDS encoding SufE family protein, which produces MSASLDEIIANFDLLDEWDDRYRYLIELGKSLEPLPEEAHNEANKVRGCASQVWLEGRAEAGPGPQTRLTFRGDSDAHIVRGLVALALAIYSGRSAADILATDAFETYERLGLAAHLTPQRSNGVRSMIERIKADARTAAGG; this is translated from the coding sequence ATGAGCGCCAGCCTCGACGAGATCATCGCCAATTTCGACCTGCTCGACGAGTGGGACGACCGCTATCGCTATCTGATCGAGCTCGGCAAAAGTCTCGAACCGCTGCCGGAAGAGGCCCATAACGAGGCCAACAAGGTGCGCGGCTGCGCCAGCCAGGTCTGGCTCGAGGGCCGGGCCGAGGCCGGCCCCGGCCCGCAGACGCGGCTGACCTTCCGCGGCGACAGCGACGCCCATATCGTGCGCGGCCTCGTCGCCCTGGCGCTGGCGATCTATTCCGGCCGCAGCGCCGCCGACATCCTCGCGACCGACGCCTTCGAGACCTATGAGCGGCTCGGGCTAGCGGCGCATCTCACACCGCAGCGCTCCAACGGCGTGCGCTCGATGATCGAGCGCATCAAGGCCGACGCCCGCACGGCGGCCGGCGGCTGA